One genomic window of Mogibacterium diversum includes the following:
- the pth gene encoding aminoacyl-tRNA hydrolase, whose amino-acid sequence MYIIVGLGNPGDKYAQTRHNMGFRAIDKLADDLNVDITKAKFKSLIGECRIGTQKVLLVKPQTYMNLSGDALREVANFYKVPSENIIIIYDDIDIPLGAIRIRKFGGPGTHNGMRSIVSQLGTTEFPRIRTGVGSGDGSLVDHVIGKVSKDENAILDETATKAAKAARDIIEVGIDKAMNLNNTTKKKD is encoded by the coding sequence ATGTACATTATTGTAGGACTAGGGAATCCTGGGGATAAATACGCACAGACAAGGCATAATATGGGGTTTAGAGCAATTGATAAGCTTGCCGATGATCTAAATGTTGATATCACCAAAGCTAAATTTAAGTCACTTATTGGAGAATGCAGAATTGGCACACAGAAAGTGCTTCTTGTTAAGCCACAGACTTATATGAATCTTAGCGGGGATGCTTTGAGAGAGGTAGCAAACTTTTACAAGGTGCCTTCAGAAAACATAATAATTATATATGATGATATTGATATTCCTCTTGGAGCTATTAGAATTCGTAAATTTGGTGGTCCAGGTACACATAATGGTATGAGATCAATTGTTAGCCAGCTTGGAACGACAGAATTCCCAAGAATTCGAACTGGCGTTGGTAGTGGTGACGGTTCACTTGTTGATCATGTAATTGGAAAAGTTTCAAAGGATGAGAATGCAATTCTCGATGAAACAGCTACAAAAGCAGCTAAGGCGGCAAGGGATATTATCGAGGTTGGTATCGATAAAGCCATGAATCTCAACAATACTACAAAGAAAAAGGACTAG
- a CDS encoding type II secretion system F family protein, producing MKINLGDIFDRELKKQLVQISVISFIFLVIILIKPQMSGKYIVNDKGNVVGIMQRGTEKFAEYNLIANVQRDNKSISQDVSLRKNVDENNGKENHNSSHDIEAEMSASLGIAVSRLEESRSKKIILPSKLDDGSIVTWSKSGKSNRGWMMVVVMYVLIGIAVIFDKHDKLRKADIDMRKQILKALPRFTNQLLLMMNSGVILSDAFHKICYGYSMMQIEHQGELERNIIAMTESAELTNRSIPILFSELAKKYSVKELMRISTVLRENEKRGSNIQEKLERESAFLWDIRKVIAREQGKLIDTKMTYPLGLLLVLLIIITMAPAMMSM from the coding sequence GTGAAAATTAATCTTGGAGATATATTTGATCGTGAACTTAAGAAACAACTAGTTCAGATTTCAGTTATTTCATTCATTTTTTTAGTAATTATTCTGATTAAACCCCAAATGAGTGGCAAGTACATAGTCAATGACAAAGGAAATGTTGTTGGTATAATGCAACGAGGAACAGAAAAATTTGCTGAATACAACTTGATTGCTAATGTGCAGCGAGATAACAAAAGCATATCACAAGATGTAAGTCTCAGAAAAAATGTGGATGAAAATAATGGAAAAGAGAATCATAATTCCTCACATGATATTGAAGCAGAAATGAGTGCAAGCCTAGGAATTGCAGTAAGCAGACTAGAGGAATCACGTAGTAAAAAGATTATTTTGCCCTCAAAGCTCGATGATGGCAGCATTGTCACTTGGAGTAAAAGTGGAAAGTCTAATAGAGGCTGGATGATGGTTGTCGTTATGTATGTACTAATCGGAATCGCAGTGATTTTCGACAAACACGATAAACTTAGAAAAGCGGACATAGATATGCGCAAACAGATTTTGAAAGCGCTTCCGAGATTTACAAATCAGTTGTTATTGATGATGAACTCTGGTGTTATTTTAAGCGATGCCTTTCATAAGATTTGCTATGGGTACTCTATGATGCAGATTGAGCATCAAGGTGAACTAGAACGTAATATAATTGCCATGACGGAGTCAGCAGAGCTAACTAATCGAAGTATACCGATACTGTTCTCTGAATTGGCAAAGAAGTATTCTGTAAAAGAGCTAATGCGAATATCAACTGTTTTGCGGGAGAATGAAAAAAGAGGGAGCAATATTCAGGAAAAGCTAGAACGTGAGAGTGCATTTCTTTGGGATATTAGAAAAGTTATTGCAAGGGAACAAGGGAAACTGATAGACACTAAAATGACTTATCCGCTAGGATTACTTCTAGTTTTGTTAATTATAATAACCATGG
- a CDS encoding CpaF family protein: MEMVSNYSMKYVVNKHSRVIELITNNLKAIISHSDESLNEEQLLELVENTVFESSYISLIDYDEITDVIRAIFLRVSSKYSILSNYIEDPCINEIMVNGYNRIFVEKNKKITEVDNAFYSDDELEGLIRMFASDIHREINEANPIVDARLENGYRVNGVLKNVALNGPILTIRKFANDEITLDDLVNNDSMPRECSDFLTKLVAAKYNIFISGGTSSGKTTFLNALSSAINSDERVIIIEDSAELKVSQIKNIVHMECRNANSVGKGMVSMEMLIKTSLRMRPDRIIVGEVRGREVIDMIQAMSTGHDGSMSTGHGNSIKGMLNRLETMYLMDTQIPIYSIKSQIANALDIFVHLRRDSDGKRRLVEVAELVGFDGEDYKLNYIYYTDPDGKLMETGNNLTNCEKLMQNLHEEGVSVS, from the coding sequence ATGGAAATGGTTTCAAATTATAGTATGAAGTATGTTGTAAACAAACATTCAAGAGTTATTGAATTAATTACAAACAATTTAAAAGCCATAATTTCTCATTCTGACGAATCTTTAAATGAAGAACAACTTCTTGAGTTAGTTGAAAATACAGTGTTTGAAAGTAGTTATATTTCTTTAATTGATTATGATGAAATCACCGATGTAATTAGGGCGATATTTTTAAGAGTATCAAGTAAATATAGCATTTTATCAAACTATATTGAAGATCCTTGTATTAATGAAATTATGGTAAATGGATATAATCGTATTTTTGTTGAGAAGAATAAAAAAATTACTGAAGTAGATAATGCATTCTACTCCGATGATGAGTTAGAAGGGTTAATAAGGATGTTTGCATCTGATATTCACCGCGAGATTAATGAAGCAAATCCAATTGTTGATGCACGACTTGAGAACGGATACAGAGTAAATGGAGTATTAAAAAATGTTGCTCTAAATGGTCCAATTTTAACTATTAGGAAGTTTGCAAATGATGAAATTACACTTGATGATCTTGTAAACAATGATTCTATGCCTCGAGAATGCTCGGATTTCTTAACTAAGCTTGTTGCAGCAAAATACAATATCTTTATAAGTGGTGGGACATCTTCAGGTAAAACAACTTTTTTAAATGCTTTATCATCAGCAATTAATTCGGATGAACGTGTGATTATCATTGAGGATTCTGCTGAGCTAAAGGTTAGCCAGATAAAAAATATTGTTCATATGGAATGTCGAAATGCTAATTCTGTTGGGAAAGGAATGGTAAGCATGGAAATGCTGATTAAGACTAGTCTTAGAATGCGACCAGACAGAATTATTGTTGGTGAAGTCAGAGGTCGGGAAGTTATTGATATGATACAAGCTATGTCAACTGGTCATGATGGCAGTATGTCAACAGGACACGGGAATTCTATAAAAGGGATGTTAAACCGACTTGAGACAATGTACCTCATGGATACTCAAATTCCTATTTATTCGATTAAAAGCCAGATTGCAAATGCTCTAGATATATTTGTTCATCTGCGTAGAGATAGTGATGGAAAACGACGTCTTGTTGAAGTTGCGGAGTTGGTAGGATTTGATGGCGAAGATTATAAATTAAATTATATTTATTATACGGATCCTGACGGAAAACTAATGGAAACGGGAAATAATTTAACTAATTGTGAGAAATTAATGCAAAACTTGCATGAGGAAGGTGTGTCAGTGAGTTGA
- a CDS encoding HU family DNA-binding protein encodes MNKAELVSKVADKTGFKKKDAEAALDAVLGTIEESLVAGDSVRLIGFGTFETRSRKARKGRNPQKPEAVIDIPASKAPVFKAGKSLKDAVNK; translated from the coding sequence ATGAATAAGGCTGAATTAGTAAGCAAGGTTGCTGATAAGACTGGTTTTAAGAAGAAGGATGCAGAAGCAGCTTTGGATGCTGTACTTGGAACTATTGAAGAGTCCCTAGTTGCTGGAGACAGTGTTAGACTTATCGGTTTCGGTACATTTGAGACAAGATCAAGAAAGGCTAGAAAGGGTAGAAACCCTCAGAAGCCAGAGGCAGTTATTGATATCCCAGCTTCAAAGGCACCTGTTTTCAAGGCAGGAAAGTCGCTTAAGGATGCAGTAAATAAGTAA
- a CDS encoding putative polysaccharide biosynthesis protein: MSKIQHSEHGAKFVKGAAILSITGIIAKVFGAFFRIPLNNWIGAAGMSYYGVAYPIYSFFLIIATAGLPVAISKMVSERVAIGDYINAHRVYKVSLHIMFAIGVFGFIVCYFGADIIAAHSKNPGGAASLRAIAPALLTAPIVASFRGYSQGQQQMMPTGASEVIEQLMRVFAGLGLAYMFLSSSRDLTKAAAGATFGASAGSIAALILLLVVYIVGGKERKLHFQKSIHKDEPTKSIFSQLLKIAVPITIGSAILPFMMIVDLWLVMRRLQATGWTHHQSKQLYGLISGFCDPLIGFPQVFTIAVAVSLVPAISSAFVREDMVGLHKNIQTGIKTSMIISFPCMIGLIALARPILFLLYPGQPEDSALAVPTLQVLSLGIVCLSILRTFSSVLQGIGKPAIPVVNLSIGVICKFIITYILVGIPAFNINGAAAGNVAAYGITAILNYRAMHKLTGTNINIVGTFVKPAVAALVMGAGAHGSYVLIYKLLGSNSLATLAAMIIAVFIYVAAVFVTKCLGPEEILMMPKGEKLLRLTNKFHLTNNSK; the protein is encoded by the coding sequence ATGAGTAAAATTCAACACTCTGAACATGGTGCTAAATTCGTAAAAGGAGCGGCAATCCTGTCAATTACAGGGATAATTGCCAAAGTTTTTGGTGCGTTCTTCAGAATTCCACTTAACAATTGGATTGGCGCTGCAGGTATGTCATACTACGGTGTAGCTTATCCTATTTATTCGTTCTTTCTTATTATAGCAACTGCAGGACTACCGGTTGCTATTTCAAAGATGGTATCTGAAAGGGTAGCTATTGGCGATTATATAAATGCGCACAGGGTATATAAAGTGTCTCTTCACATCATGTTTGCTATAGGTGTGTTTGGATTTATTGTATGTTACTTTGGGGCTGATATAATCGCTGCTCATAGTAAGAATCCTGGTGGTGCAGCTTCGTTAAGAGCTATAGCACCAGCATTATTGACCGCCCCAATTGTTGCATCATTCAGGGGTTATTCTCAAGGACAGCAACAGATGATGCCTACTGGAGCATCGGAAGTTATTGAGCAGCTTATGAGAGTATTTGCGGGGCTTGGACTAGCTTATATGTTCCTTAGTTCAAGTAGAGATCTTACAAAAGCAGCCGCAGGTGCTACCTTTGGTGCCTCTGCTGGTTCAATAGCTGCGCTTATACTTCTACTTGTTGTCTACATTGTGGGCGGTAAGGAACGAAAACTCCATTTTCAGAAATCAATTCATAAGGATGAACCTACAAAATCTATATTCAGTCAGCTTCTTAAGATAGCAGTTCCAATTACTATTGGATCAGCTATTTTGCCGTTCATGATGATTGTAGATTTATGGTTGGTAATGAGAAGACTACAAGCAACAGGCTGGACTCATCATCAATCAAAGCAGCTATACGGATTAATAAGTGGATTTTGTGATCCACTGATAGGATTTCCGCAAGTGTTTACTATTGCTGTGGCAGTAAGCCTTGTTCCAGCTATTTCGTCAGCATTTGTAAGGGAAGACATGGTGGGACTTCATAAAAATATACAAACGGGAATCAAAACCAGCATGATAATCAGTTTCCCTTGCATGATTGGACTGATTGCTTTAGCTAGACCTATTCTTTTCTTGCTTTATCCAGGACAACCAGAGGATTCAGCTCTTGCAGTACCTACACTACAAGTTTTATCGCTTGGTATAGTGTGTTTATCGATACTACGTACGTTTTCTAGCGTTTTACAAGGGATAGGGAAACCTGCGATTCCTGTTGTTAACCTATCAATCGGTGTCATATGCAAATTTATAATCACATATATACTAGTGGGTATTCCGGCGTTTAACATAAATGGAGCAGCTGCAGGAAATGTTGCGGCATATGGAATAACGGCTATACTTAATTATCGTGCTATGCATAAACTCACCGGTACAAATATTAATATAGTCGGAACATTTGTTAAGCCAGCAGTCGCGGCTCTTGTTATGGGTGCAGGGGCTCATGGATCATACGTGCTAATATATAAGCTTTTGGGAAGTAATTCTCTTGCAACGCTAGCTGCGATGATAATCGCTGTATTCATATATGTTGCTGCAGTATTCGTTACAAAGTGTTTAGGCCCTGAGGAAATTCTAATGATGCCTAAAGGAGAGAAACTTTTGAGGCTAACGAACAAATTTCACTTGACGAATAATAGTAAATGA
- a CDS encoding LytTR family transcriptional regulator DNA-binding domain-containing protein, which produces MYKENTDTISIITGSTCAQVAIDDIEFIDREGKSLLIYTSSYIYKTFAKIDDIAYPLIGRSFFRPLVGLIINFDKVRKIDKYEIEFESGRKIGIGRNNHSKIRRAYKKYLFRYPPYVTVDWESKPHATINSLWEDEVKYKGKNH; this is translated from the coding sequence ATGTATAAAGAGAACACAGACACAATATCAATTATCACTGGGTCGACATGCGCGCAAGTTGCTATTGATGACATCGAATTTATAGATAGGGAAGGAAAGTCTCTTCTAATTTATACGTCATCATACATATACAAAACTTTCGCCAAAATTGATGATATCGCTTATCCATTGATAGGCAGGTCGTTTTTCAGACCTCTTGTTGGCCTAATTATTAACTTCGATAAAGTAAGAAAAATTGACAAATACGAAATCGAATTTGAATCTGGAAGGAAGATAGGTATAGGAAGAAACAATCACTCTAAGATTAGAAGGGCGTATAAGAAATATCTATTTAGATATCCGCCATATGTAACTGTGGATTGGGAGAGCAAGCCACACGCGACAATTAACTCACTTTGGGAAGATGAAGTAAAATACAAAGGGAAAAATCATTAA
- a CDS encoding RNA-binding S4 domain-containing protein produces the protein MRLDKFLKNSRIIKRRTVAKEACEQGRVEVNGKIAKPGVELKEGDAIKITFGTSVLEVRVEKLLDNVKKVDAESMYTVI, from the coding sequence ATGAGGTTAGATAAATTTTTAAAGAATTCTAGGATAATAAAAAGGCGTACAGTTGCAAAGGAAGCTTGTGAGCAGGGAAGAGTGGAAGTGAACGGTAAAATTGCTAAACCTGGAGTTGAGCTCAAGGAAGGAGATGCAATTAAAATTACATTTGGAACAAGTGTACTAGAAGTGCGAGTGGAAAAGCTTTTAGATAACGTTAAGAAGGTTGATGCAGAATCAATGTATACAGTTATTTAA
- the mfd gene encoding transcription-repair coupling factor: MKINITGVSGSRVAYYAAKEIVKKKKTMIIVSRADVATRLKDDISFFVQDREIFIMPEEDELQIVYEAKDSNATVQSLKALDALCSDEEAIVIAPISAALKSLQPAKRFIDSVINLKLGMRIDPKKLKSELVSIGYTSSPIVEAEGEFSTRGGIIDIFSPNHADPIRVEFFDDEIDSIRFFDFESQMSLENIDSIRICPAAEFVPTERERLDVLPLIIDEYDRRLDELTAQSGDKKLADGRIERIEDLKSRITEMFTECTNVQIFANYLKYFNIKSERLWDYLGLSDSSNLMIYDPNRIETEIPEHEEKNDLKKLYDSDLIVFTPFPEPIKEIDEFNRVINVTSRQIASFNGQMELFGREMRRLSKEGYEVHIVSNERTRHERIREYLEDAKIFGHFRYDLGLLGSGMMLDDEKLCYITDADIFPNIRKSKKRKLRRKTKKQDFLDLHAGDYVVHEEHGIGRFEGIKTLEADGEIKDYLKIHYSGTDVLYIPTEQMDIVQRYIGSEGKAPKLSRLSGGDWRNTKARARKAIEEIAEDLVKLYAERELRGGYAFQHDTVWQHEFEERFPYQETDDQLQATEEIKADMEKPLPMDRLLCGDVGYGKTEVAARAIFKCLSEGKQAVFLAPTTLLANQHFNTLKERFEDYPFNIEMMSRFVNESHQKKVIQGLCKGTVDLVIGTHRLLSEDITYKDLGLLVIDEEQRFGVKHKEKLKMARQTVDVLTLSATPIPRTLNMSLTGIKNISTIEEPPQDRYPVQTFVSAEDDELIRNVIRRELDRGGQVYVIYNRVNGINDVAKRINSLVPNATVAIGHGRMNETTLENVMLDFVEGEIDIFVATTIIENGIDIPNANTIIILNADKLGLSQLYQLKGRVGRSSRLAYAYLLYKPERVLTEVATKRLAAIREFTEFGAGFKLAMRDLELRGAGNVLGEAQHGNIAGIGYELYVKEIDKAVRRLKGEKITEGREDISIEVDIPARIPAEYIKDETLKLQAYKKIAQIANHEEAEELIAELIDRYGDLPDVTVDLIRISEIKCFAAELGVRSISERGGRYVIEFNEENNADAFTLIVAKQKYGDQLVISSGNNPFLSLQKGREKPAVRILDLMMTMAEARLQGLAQSD; the protein is encoded by the coding sequence ATGAAAATTAATATCACCGGAGTTAGCGGAAGTAGGGTTGCCTACTATGCAGCCAAGGAGATTGTTAAGAAGAAAAAGACAATGATTATCGTTTCCAGAGCGGATGTTGCGACAAGGCTCAAGGACGATATTTCTTTTTTTGTACAAGACAGAGAAATCTTTATAATGCCTGAAGAAGATGAGCTTCAGATAGTTTATGAGGCGAAAGACAGCAATGCAACTGTACAGAGCTTAAAAGCTCTAGATGCGTTATGTTCAGATGAAGAAGCTATTGTAATTGCTCCGATTTCAGCAGCTTTAAAATCTCTTCAGCCAGCAAAAAGGTTTATAGACTCAGTTATAAACCTTAAATTAGGTATGAGGATTGATCCGAAAAAATTGAAGAGTGAGCTAGTGTCAATTGGATATACGTCATCTCCAATAGTTGAAGCAGAAGGTGAGTTTAGCACTCGTGGAGGGATAATAGATATATTTTCACCTAACCACGCAGATCCAATAAGGGTTGAGTTTTTTGACGATGAAATAGATTCGATTAGATTCTTTGACTTCGAATCACAGATGTCACTTGAAAATATTGATTCTATCCGAATATGTCCAGCTGCAGAGTTTGTGCCTACTGAACGAGAACGCCTTGATGTGCTCCCCTTGATAATTGATGAATATGATAGGCGTCTTGATGAACTGACTGCTCAAAGTGGTGATAAAAAACTAGCTGATGGCAGAATAGAGAGAATCGAAGATCTTAAGAGCCGCATTACAGAGATGTTCACGGAATGTACCAATGTACAAATATTTGCCAACTATCTAAAGTACTTCAATATAAAGTCCGAAAGGCTATGGGATTATCTGGGATTATCAGACAGTTCGAACCTAATGATATATGATCCAAATAGAATAGAAACTGAGATTCCGGAGCACGAGGAAAAAAATGATCTTAAGAAATTGTATGATAGTGATCTTATTGTTTTCACACCATTTCCAGAACCGATAAAGGAGATTGATGAATTTAATAGAGTCATAAATGTAACTAGCAGACAGATTGCGAGCTTTAACGGGCAGATGGAACTCTTTGGAAGAGAGATGAGAAGACTATCCAAAGAAGGATATGAAGTCCATATAGTTTCTAATGAACGCACGAGACACGAACGCATTCGTGAGTATTTAGAAGATGCCAAGATTTTCGGACATTTTAGATATGATCTAGGACTTCTCGGATCAGGAATGATGCTCGATGACGAAAAGCTTTGCTATATAACGGATGCAGATATTTTTCCCAATATAAGAAAAAGTAAAAAAAGAAAGTTGCGTCGTAAGACGAAGAAACAAGATTTTTTAGATCTTCACGCTGGTGACTATGTTGTTCATGAGGAACATGGGATAGGGCGATTTGAAGGGATTAAAACTCTTGAAGCCGATGGAGAAATAAAGGACTATTTAAAAATCCATTATTCAGGTACTGATGTTCTATATATCCCAACTGAACAAATGGATATTGTACAGCGATATATTGGAAGTGAAGGAAAAGCACCCAAGCTGTCCAGGTTGTCTGGTGGAGATTGGCGCAATACTAAGGCTAGAGCACGTAAGGCAATTGAGGAAATTGCTGAGGATCTTGTTAAATTATATGCTGAGCGTGAACTTCGTGGGGGCTACGCATTTCAGCACGATACTGTATGGCAGCATGAATTTGAGGAGAGATTTCCATATCAGGAAACTGATGATCAGCTACAAGCTACAGAAGAGATAAAAGCAGATATGGAAAAACCGCTACCTATGGATAGACTTCTGTGCGGAGATGTTGGTTACGGTAAGACAGAAGTGGCTGCTAGGGCAATTTTTAAGTGCCTCTCTGAGGGAAAGCAAGCGGTATTTCTTGCTCCTACAACACTTTTGGCCAATCAGCACTTCAATACACTAAAAGAACGTTTTGAAGATTATCCATTCAATATAGAAATGATGTCTAGGTTCGTAAATGAATCACACCAAAAGAAAGTGATTCAAGGATTATGTAAAGGTACTGTAGATTTAGTTATTGGAACTCATAGACTGCTGTCGGAGGATATAACATATAAGGATTTGGGACTATTAGTTATAGATGAAGAACAGCGCTTTGGCGTAAAGCACAAGGAAAAGCTCAAAATGGCAAGACAGACAGTTGATGTTTTGACGCTTTCCGCAACTCCAATTCCTAGAACTTTGAACATGTCGTTAACAGGAATTAAAAATATAAGTACAATTGAGGAACCTCCTCAAGATAGATATCCCGTACAGACATTTGTATCTGCTGAAGACGATGAGCTTATAAGAAACGTAATCAGGCGTGAACTTGATAGAGGTGGACAGGTATATGTCATATATAACCGCGTAAATGGAATTAATGATGTTGCAAAACGTATAAATTCATTAGTACCGAATGCAACAGTTGCGATTGGCCATGGGCGTATGAACGAAACAACACTAGAAAATGTCATGCTAGACTTTGTAGAAGGTGAAATAGATATATTTGTGGCAACAACGATTATTGAAAATGGAATTGATATTCCAAACGCTAATACCATAATTATACTAAACGCAGACAAACTCGGGCTTTCGCAGCTGTATCAACTTAAAGGTAGGGTAGGAAGATCAAGTAGACTTGCCTATGCGTACTTGCTGTATAAACCAGAAAGAGTTTTGACAGAAGTCGCTACAAAAAGACTTGCGGCAATAAGAGAGTTTACCGAGTTTGGCGCGGGTTTTAAACTTGCGATGCGTGACCTAGAGCTCAGAGGAGCAGGGAATGTCTTGGGAGAGGCTCAACACGGTAACATAGCTGGAATTGGTTATGAACTATACGTTAAGGAAATTGATAAGGCTGTTAGAAGATTAAAAGGAGAGAAAATAACCGAAGGACGAGAAGACATATCTATAGAAGTTGATATCCCTGCGCGTATTCCTGCTGAATATATAAAGGATGAAACGCTTAAATTGCAGGCATATAAGAAGATTGCTCAGATTGCGAATCATGAAGAGGCTGAGGAGCTTATAGCAGAACTGATTGATCGATACGGTGACCTACCTGATGTAACAGTGGATCTTATTAGGATTTCCGAGATTAAATGCTTTGCAGCTGAGCTAGGTGTAAGATCTATATCAGAACGTGGTGGGCGTTATGTAATTGAATTTAATGAAGAGAATAATGCAGATGCATTCACACTGATTGTAGCTAAACAAAAGTATGGAGACCAGCTGGTGATAAGTAGTGGTAACAATCCTTTCCTTAGCCTACAGAAAGGTAGAGAAAAACCAGCTGTGAGAATCTTAGATTTAATGATGACGATGGCGGAGGCTAGACTCCAAGGACTTGCACAGTCAGATTAG
- a CDS encoding type II secretion system F family protein: MRNGFLVNGESARDLNKSTPIKHVGIKDDYNIQSEHLANSEIRYDKYMVDKREKQLLFAGTLVVGTALSVLMYHNVFFSLVLLLFYIKIQEIYAEYMLARRKRALAEQFKDFLFILSTSIGTGRGMRDAIGEAIPGIVGIYGENAILSRELKNMHKRMSIGNEEDVTVLNDFAKRSASEDIVDFMIIYSTCKTTGASLVDALNKAASVIIDKMTIENEIRTMANRKKNESIILFVMPFIVVLFLNLFSPEYIAPLYESYIGRVIMTMVVAADIFIYSVMQKITNVEI, translated from the coding sequence TTGAGAAATGGATTTCTGGTTAATGGAGAGTCTGCAAGAGATCTTAATAAGAGTACCCCAATTAAGCATGTGGGGATAAAGGATGACTATAATATTCAGAGTGAACATCTTGCTAATTCTGAAATTAGATATGATAAATATATGGTAGATAAAAGAGAAAAACAGCTCTTATTTGCCGGTACACTTGTAGTCGGTACAGCTTTATCTGTACTTATGTATCACAATGTTTTTTTCAGTTTAGTGCTTTTATTATTTTATATTAAAATTCAAGAAATATATGCGGAATATATGCTAGCTAGAAGGAAGCGGGCACTTGCTGAGCAATTTAAGGACTTTCTATTTATTTTATCTACATCAATTGGTACAGGTAGAGGAATGCGTGATGCAATTGGTGAAGCCATACCTGGGATAGTTGGAATTTATGGTGAAAATGCTATTTTAAGTAGGGAGTTAAAGAATATGCATAAGCGCATGAGCATTGGTAATGAAGAAGATGTGACAGTTCTAAATGATTTTGCTAAGCGTTCGGCATCGGAAGATATAGTTGATTTTATGATTATTTATTCAACTTGCAAGACGACAGGCGCTAGTCTCGTTGATGCATTAAATAAAGCAGCCAGTGTGATTATAGATAAGATGACTATAGAGAATGAGATTAGAACTATGGCGAATAGAAAGAAGAATGAGAGTATTATTCTTTTTGTGATGCCGTTTATTGTAGTACTGTTTCTAAATTTATTTTCTCCTGAATATATCGCACCTCTTTATGAGAGCTATATTGGCAGAGTTATTATGACGATGGTTGTTGCTGCTGACATTTTTATATATTCAGTTATGCAGAAAATTACTAATGTTGAAATATAG
- a CDS encoding ribose-phosphate diphosphokinase, protein MNKVFSDLKLFTCNAHPELANEIAELMGIKVGKSTVNKFSDGEIQVSIWESVRDCDVYVVQPTCAPVNDHLMELLIMIDALKRASAGRINAVIPYYGYARQDRKAKARDPITAKLVANLIQAAGADRVISMDLHANQIQGYFDIPVDHLLGLPILTKYFKEKNLDNVVVVSPDHGSVTRARNMAERLDAPIAIVDKRRPEPNKSEIMNIIGDIDGKNCILLDDMIDTAGTICNAASALIELGAKNVYACATHGVLSGPAKERLEKSPIQELVLLNTLPIDDEKKLDKMTFISVGPIFSEVITRVYQGGSVSTLFD, encoded by the coding sequence ATGAACAAGGTCTTTTCCGATCTAAAGCTTTTTACATGCAACGCACATCCCGAGCTCGCAAATGAGATTGCTGAATTAATGGGAATTAAAGTTGGAAAATCAACTGTTAATAAATTCAGTGATGGTGAAATTCAGGTAAGTATTTGGGAGTCTGTAAGAGATTGTGATGTATATGTTGTACAGCCGACTTGTGCACCTGTTAATGACCATTTGATGGAGCTGCTTATCATGATTGATGCCCTCAAGAGAGCATCAGCAGGAAGGATCAACGCAGTAATTCCTTACTATGGATATGCGAGACAGGATAGAAAAGCGAAGGCAAGAGATCCAATTACAGCTAAGCTTGTGGCTAACTTAATTCAGGCTGCCGGAGCAGATAGAGTTATCTCAATGGACCTTCACGCTAATCAGATTCAGGGTTACTTTGATATTCCGGTAGATCACCTTCTTGGATTACCGATACTTACAAAGTACTTCAAAGAAAAGAATCTGGATAATGTTGTCGTTGTATCACCTGATCACGGAAGTGTTACAAGAGCAAGGAACATGGCTGAAAGGCTCGATGCACCAATTGCAATTGTAGATAAGAGACGTCCAGAGCCAAATAAGAGTGAGATTATGAATATAATCGGAGATATTGATGGCAAGAATTGTATTCTGTTAGACGATATGATTGACACCGCAGGTACTATTTGCAATGCAGCAAGTGCACTAATTGAACTAGGTGCAAAAAATGTATATGCCTGCGCAACACACGGAGTTTTGTCAGGACCAGCAAAAGAGCGTCTTGAGAAGAGTCCTATACAGGAACTAGTTCTTTTAAATACGCTTCCAATCGATGATGAGAAGAAATTAGACAAGATGACATTTATATCTGTTGGACCAATCTTCTCGGAAGTTATTACGAGGGTTTACCAGGGTGGGTCCGTAAGCACTTTATTTGATTAA